A single genomic interval of Aedes aegypti strain LVP_AGWG chromosome 1, AaegL5.0 Primary Assembly, whole genome shotgun sequence harbors:
- the LOC5576719 gene encoding uncharacterized protein LOC5576719 isoform X1 yields the protein MKSITCLAVLSAAALFGVVSCASIASNLVVDATPRIATSEQLLSSIVNECFEDDSVMNCLKGKVLVYLDGVLGLREEQARAFEEQNVDKVIFDRVARILATHEFKVQLPEDTVVSYRADKGVNLDVVPAGLATESRGHLLKKKLLLPVLLLLKLKMKALMPIFVALIGLKAMKALILSKLAITLVLGFIVAQLVKKSGLGMPMMSMMPMMPPAAEYGAPAPATTEPPSSYGAPSWESQSGPYSRVWEPSTSSSSHNLAYSSYYPSGSSSSYSSTAYNSGSSTSSSSSPSSSSSSSSSSSNSAHAY from the exons atgaaatcgaTCACGTGTCTAGCGGTGTTGAGTGCCGCCGCCCTATTTGGAGTGGTGTCCTGTGCGTCGATTGCCTCGAATCTGGTGGTTGATGCCACGCCAAGGATCGCCACCAGCGAGCAGCTTCTGTCCTCGATTGTGAACGAGTGCTTCGAGGATGATTCGGTGATGAACTGCCTCAAGGGCAAGGTGTTGGTCTACCTGGATGGTGTGCTGGGACTACGCGAGGAACAGGCTCGCGCCTTCGAGGAGCAGAATGTGGACAAGGTGATCTTCGATCGTGTGGCACGCATCCTGGCCACCCACGAGTTCAAGGTTCAACTGCCGGAGGATACCGTCGTGAGCTACCGTGCCGATAAGGGTGTCAACCTGGATGTGGTCCCTGCTGGACTTGCCACCG AATCGCGCGGTCATTTACTGAAGAAGAAACTCCTGCTTCCAGTGCTGCTGTTGCTGAAGCTGAAGATGAAGGCCCTCATGCCGATCTTCGTCGCCCTGATCGGCCTTAAGGCCATGAAGGCTCTTATCCTGTCCAAGCTGGCCATCACTCTGGTGCTCGGATTCATCGTCGCCCAGCTGGTTAAGAAGTCCGGCCTGGGAATGCCCATGATGTCAATGATGCCAATGATGCCCCCAGCAGCCGAATACGGTGCCCCTGCTCCGGCCACCACCGAACCACCATCCAGCTATGGTGCCCCATCCTGGGAATCGCAATCCGGACCTTACTCCCGCGTCTGGGAACCATCCACTTCCTCCTCCTCCCACAACCTGGCCTACAGCTCGTACTATCCAAGCGGATCCAGCAGCTCCTACAGCTCCACTGCCTACAACTCTGGATCGAGCACCAGCTCCAGCTCCTCGCCATCCTCTTCCTCTTCCTCCTCATCCTCCTCCTCAAACTCGGCTCACGCTTACTAA
- the LOC5576719 gene encoding uncharacterized protein LOC5576719 isoform X2, producing MKSITCLAVLSAAALFGVVSCASIASNLVVDATPRIATSEQLLSSIVNECFEDDSVMNCLKGKVLVYLDGVLGLREEQARAFEEQNVDKVIFDRVARILATHEFKVQLPEDTVVSYRADKGVNLDVVPAGLATVLLLLKLKMKALMPIFVALIGLKAMKALILSKLAITLVLGFIVAQLVKKSGLGMPMMSMMPMMPPAAEYGAPAPATTEPPSSYGAPSWESQSGPYSRVWEPSTSSSSHNLAYSSYYPSGSSSSYSSTAYNSGSSTSSSSSPSSSSSSSSSSSNSAHAY from the exons atgaaatcgaTCACGTGTCTAGCGGTGTTGAGTGCCGCCGCCCTATTTGGAGTGGTGTCCTGTGCGTCGATTGCCTCGAATCTGGTGGTTGATGCCACGCCAAGGATCGCCACCAGCGAGCAGCTTCTGTCCTCGATTGTGAACGAGTGCTTCGAGGATGATTCGGTGATGAACTGCCTCAAGGGCAAGGTGTTGGTCTACCTGGATGGTGTGCTGGGACTACGCGAGGAACAGGCTCGCGCCTTCGAGGAGCAGAATGTGGACAAGGTGATCTTCGATCGTGTGGCACGCATCCTGGCCACCCACGAGTTCAAGGTTCAACTGCCGGAGGATACCGTCGTGAGCTACCGTGCCGATAAGGGTGTCAACCTGGATGTGGTCCCTGCTGGACTTGCCACCG TGCTGCTGTTGCTGAAGCTGAAGATGAAGGCCCTCATGCCGATCTTCGTCGCCCTGATCGGCCTTAAGGCCATGAAGGCTCTTATCCTGTCCAAGCTGGCCATCACTCTGGTGCTCGGATTCATCGTCGCCCAGCTGGTTAAGAAGTCCGGCCTGGGAATGCCCATGATGTCAATGATGCCAATGATGCCCCCAGCAGCCGAATACGGTGCCCCTGCTCCGGCCACCACCGAACCACCATCCAGCTATGGTGCCCCATCCTGGGAATCGCAATCCGGACCTTACTCCCGCGTCTGGGAACCATCCACTTCCTCCTCCTCCCACAACCTGGCCTACAGCTCGTACTATCCAAGCGGATCCAGCAGCTCCTACAGCTCCACTGCCTACAACTCTGGATCGAGCACCAGCTCCAGCTCCTCGCCATCCTCTTCCTCTTCCTCCTCATCCTCCTCCTCAAACTCGGCTCACGCTTACTAA